A single Stutzerimonas stutzeri DNA region contains:
- a CDS encoding efflux RND transporter periplasmic adaptor subunit produces MSRHVLPFLGAIAVALLAGCGNGEPEPLSARPVMVIQPEPASQAVERYPGEVHARYEPELAFRIGGKVTERMVEVGERVRKDQPLAKLDPQDVRLQLEGIRAQVTAAEANLRVARAEHERYKTLMGRQLVSRSQFDASENAYRSAEARLKQARAEFDVASNQVDYATLRATRDGVIARRLVEVGQVVAAGQTAFVLAADGEREVAINLPEQALDRHSVGQDVSVEIWSQPGKQYPGRIRELSPAADAQSRTYSARVAFTDAEVSAELGQSALVSIRSNGAVPLAVPLSAVTAEQGEAFVWRIRRDATLERVAVRTGAFGDTLVPVLEGLRADDWVVLAGVQMLHENQTVRAVDRDNRPVVLAAQE; encoded by the coding sequence GTGTCCCGACATGTCCTGCCTTTCCTCGGCGCCATCGCCGTCGCCTTGCTTGCCGGTTGTGGCAACGGCGAGCCCGAACCGCTCTCTGCACGGCCGGTGATGGTGATACAGCCTGAACCGGCGAGCCAGGCGGTCGAGCGTTATCCGGGTGAGGTGCATGCGCGCTACGAGCCGGAACTGGCGTTCCGTATCGGCGGGAAAGTGACCGAGCGCATGGTTGAAGTCGGCGAGCGGGTGCGCAAGGACCAGCCGCTGGCCAAACTCGATCCGCAGGACGTGCGCCTGCAACTCGAGGGTATCCGCGCCCAGGTGACGGCCGCCGAAGCCAATCTGCGGGTCGCTCGCGCCGAACATGAGCGCTACAAGACGCTGATGGGCCGGCAATTGGTCAGCCGTTCGCAGTTCGATGCCTCCGAAAACGCCTATCGCTCGGCCGAGGCACGCCTGAAACAGGCGCGCGCCGAGTTCGATGTGGCCAGCAACCAGGTCGATTACGCGACCTTGCGCGCGACCCGCGACGGGGTCATCGCAAGGCGTCTGGTGGAGGTTGGGCAGGTGGTCGCAGCCGGCCAGACGGCGTTCGTTCTTGCCGCGGACGGTGAGCGTGAGGTCGCGATCAACCTGCCCGAGCAAGCGCTGGATCGCCATTCGGTCGGCCAGGACGTGTCGGTGGAAATATGGTCGCAACCGGGCAAGCAGTACCCTGGCAGGATTCGTGAACTGTCACCGGCGGCTGACGCGCAATCGCGTACCTACTCGGCGCGAGTCGCGTTCACTGACGCCGAGGTGTCCGCCGAGCTGGGCCAGAGCGCGCTGGTGTCGATTCGCAGCAACGGGGCCGTGCCTCTGGCCGTCCCGCTCTCGGCAGTGACCGCCGAGCAGGGAGAGGCGTTCGTGTGGCGCATCAGGCGTGATGCCACGCTGGAGCGCGTAGCCGTGCGGACCGGGGCTTTCGGCGACACGCTGGTCCCGGTGCTCGAAGGGCTGCGAGCTGACGACTGGGTCGTGCTGGCTGGCGTACAGATGCTCCATGAGAACCAGACGGTGAGGGCGGTCGATCGCGATAATCGCCCGGTCGTGCTGGCGGCCCAGGAGTGA
- the dgt gene encoding dGTPase: protein MPRPVNFKDKISRQRPYGQVEPGLKASEGDLSLVIDQLESDRGRIIHSAAVRRLQQKTQVFPLERNAAVRSRLTHSLEVQQTGRFIVRTLYKQLGDKAGDYGLDLLEGALESLVEMACLMHDIGNPPFGHFGEFAISEWFGRKLEALFEAAVPLEQGDDALRSRMLADLKQFEGNAQAIRLVVSLLRLNLTYTQTAGLLKYVRAAYAPRPAKGTPGAYLNKKPGFYLSEEVFITDLRAALDLQPGARHPVAYIMEAADDIAYCLADIEDSVEKGIFTIKQLAQLLLAKFAEHGSLDAPIAPTGRSFRSMVAYAESRAQKEPINKVGEFFIWLRVIMVHPLVQHAAQQFIEHIEAVYHGTLDRALLEDASLANAIVQTFKDVAMDRVFCHREVETLQLQGYRILQGLLDSYAPLLRVAPQTFQALTAGECRSEPHLQMLARRLPSQLIKAYHEAMNAHPEGSPDQPLWEFYYRCRMLQDFVSGMTDQLAQDEYRILSAL, encoded by the coding sequence ATGCCGCGGCCCGTTAATTTCAAGGACAAGATATCCCGTCAGCGGCCTTACGGGCAGGTAGAGCCTGGCCTCAAGGCGTCCGAGGGCGATCTGTCGCTGGTCATCGATCAACTGGAAAGCGACCGTGGGCGCATCATTCATTCAGCGGCCGTTCGAAGGTTGCAGCAGAAGACTCAGGTCTTTCCGCTGGAGCGTAACGCGGCGGTGCGCAGCCGTCTGACACATTCCCTGGAAGTCCAGCAGACAGGTCGCTTCATCGTTCGCACGCTGTACAAGCAGCTCGGCGACAAGGCGGGAGACTATGGGTTGGATTTGCTCGAGGGGGCGCTGGAAAGTCTGGTGGAGATGGCCTGCCTGATGCACGACATCGGCAATCCACCGTTCGGTCACTTTGGCGAGTTTGCCATCAGCGAGTGGTTCGGCCGCAAGCTCGAAGCGCTATTCGAGGCCGCCGTCCCGTTGGAGCAGGGCGATGACGCGTTGCGCAGCCGGATGCTCGCGGACCTCAAGCAGTTCGAAGGCAATGCTCAGGCAATCCGGCTGGTGGTCAGCCTGCTGCGGTTGAACCTGACGTACACCCAGACGGCCGGTCTGCTCAAGTATGTTCGTGCCGCTTATGCACCCAGGCCGGCGAAGGGCACGCCTGGGGCCTACCTGAACAAGAAGCCAGGTTTCTATCTGTCCGAGGAGGTTTTCATCACCGATCTGCGTGCCGCTCTGGACCTGCAGCCAGGGGCGCGCCATCCGGTTGCCTACATCATGGAGGCGGCGGACGATATCGCCTATTGCCTGGCGGATATCGAGGACTCGGTAGAAAAAGGCATTTTCACCATCAAGCAATTGGCTCAACTGCTGCTGGCCAAGTTCGCCGAGCACGGTTCGCTGGACGCGCCGATCGCGCCAACTGGTCGCAGCTTCCGCAGCATGGTGGCGTATGCCGAATCCCGCGCACAGAAGGAACCCATCAACAAGGTTGGCGAATTCTTCATCTGGCTGCGAGTGATCATGGTCCATCCGCTCGTGCAGCACGCCGCTCAACAGTTCATCGAGCACATCGAGGCGGTGTACCACGGTACCCTGGACCGGGCGCTGCTCGAAGATGCCAGCCTGGCCAACGCCATCGTACAGACCTTCAAGGATGTGGCGATGGATCGGGTCTTCTGTCACCGCGAGGTGGAAACGCTCCAGTTACAGGGCTATCGAATTCTCCAGGGCCTGCTCGACAGCTACGCGCCGCTGCTGCGCGTCGCACCGCAGACCTTCCAGGCGCTGACCGCCGGCGAGTGTCGCAGCGAGCCGCATCTGCAGATGCTTGCGCGACGACTGCCCAGCCAACTGATCAAGGCCTATCACGAAGCGATGAACGCGCACCCCGAGGGTTCGCCGGACCAGCCGCTTTGGGAGTTCTATTATCGCTGCCGCATGCTGCAGGATTTCGTCAGCGGCATGACCGACCAGCTGGCGCAGGATGAATACCGCATCCTGTCCGCCCTGTAA
- a CDS encoding YajD family HNH nuclease: MSTNKPNTPYAQREQGYREKALKMYPWVCGRCAREFSGKRLSELTVHHKDHNHDNNPEDGSNWELLCLYCHDNEHSRYTDNQYHAEARPGGDLGPKETFKAFANLGDLLKGKSD; encoded by the coding sequence ATGAGCACGAACAAACCGAACACGCCTTACGCACAGCGCGAACAGGGCTATCGCGAAAAGGCACTGAAGATGTACCCCTGGGTGTGCGGGCGTTGCGCCAGGGAATTCTCAGGCAAGCGCCTGAGCGAGCTGACGGTCCACCACAAGGACCATAACCACGACAACAATCCAGAGGACGGTTCGAACTGGGAGCTGCTCTGCCTGTATTGCCACGACAACGAGCACTCGCGCTATACGGACAATCAGTACCACGCCGAAGCCAGGCCAGGTGGCGACCTTGGACCGAAGGAAACCTTCAAGGCCTTCGCCAACCTGGGCGATCTGCTCAAGGGCAAGTCGGATTGA
- a CDS encoding ammonium transporter: MENPSSAVEVLVHGANTLFILMGAVMVLAMHAGFAFLEVGTVRLKNQVNALSKIIADFAVSTLAYFFVGYWIAYGVTFIQPADQLVIDNGYSLVKFFFLLTFAAAIPAIISGGIAERARFGPQLCATLLIVAFIYPFFEGMMWNGNFGVQAWLEGRFGAPFHDFAGSVVVHGVGGWLALGAVILLGRRNGRYRDGRVVAFAPSNIPFLALGSWILIVGWFGFNVMSAQTLEGVSGLVAINSLMAMVGGTAAAWAVGRNDPGFLHNGPLAGLVAVCAGSDVMHPIGALATGVVAGALFVWTFTAAQNTWKIDDVLGVWPLHGLCGVWGGLACGIFGQQAMGGLGGVSLVSQLIGSALGVLVALAGGLLVYGLLKAVIGIRLSQEDEFNGADLSIHRIGALSHD; encoded by the coding sequence ATGGAAAACCCGAGCAGTGCGGTGGAAGTGTTGGTTCACGGCGCCAACACGTTGTTTATCCTCATGGGCGCGGTCATGGTGCTGGCCATGCACGCAGGCTTCGCGTTTCTCGAAGTCGGTACGGTGCGCTTGAAAAACCAAGTCAATGCGTTGTCGAAGATCATCGCGGATTTCGCTGTTTCGACCTTGGCCTATTTTTTCGTCGGCTATTGGATCGCCTATGGTGTGACCTTCATCCAGCCGGCTGACCAGTTGGTCATCGACAACGGCTACTCACTGGTGAAGTTCTTCTTTTTGCTGACCTTCGCCGCCGCGATACCGGCGATCATCTCCGGCGGCATCGCCGAGCGGGCGCGTTTCGGCCCGCAGCTGTGCGCGACCTTGCTGATCGTGGCGTTTATCTATCCGTTCTTCGAAGGGATGATGTGGAACGGCAATTTCGGTGTGCAAGCCTGGCTCGAAGGTCGCTTCGGCGCGCCATTCCATGACTTCGCCGGTTCGGTGGTGGTGCATGGAGTGGGGGGTTGGCTGGCGCTTGGTGCGGTCATCCTGCTGGGGCGACGCAACGGGCGTTATCGCGACGGGCGGGTGGTGGCCTTCGCGCCATCCAATATCCCGTTCCTCGCGCTGGGCTCATGGATTCTCATCGTCGGCTGGTTTGGCTTCAACGTGATGAGTGCGCAAACGCTCGAAGGCGTCAGCGGGCTGGTGGCGATCAATTCCCTCATGGCGATGGTTGGCGGGACCGCCGCGGCGTGGGCGGTCGGACGCAACGATCCCGGCTTCCTGCATAACGGACCCTTGGCCGGCCTGGTCGCGGTCTGCGCGGGCTCAGATGTCATGCACCCGATTGGTGCGCTGGCGACCGGCGTGGTGGCCGGTGCCTTGTTCGTCTGGACGTTCACCGCCGCACAGAACACCTGGAAGATCGATGACGTGCTCGGCGTGTGGCCGCTGCATGGCCTGTGCGGCGTATGGGGCGGCCTGGCCTGCGGCATTTTCGGCCAGCAGGCGATGGGTGGCCTGGGTGGCGTCAGCCTGGTCAGCCAGTTGATCGGCTCGGCGCTCGGCGTTCTGGTTGCCCTGGCGGGCGGCTTGCTGGTGTATGGCCTGCTCAAAGCGGTCATCGGGATTCGTCTGAGTCAGGAGGACGAGTTCAACGGCGCAGACCTGTCCATCCATCGGATCGGTGCCCTGAGCCACGATTGA
- a CDS encoding MOSC domain-containing protein, translating to MNRYPPRAQPMQWPVEGPFLRDRLVPLPGTGKPSAIDKQLAAAPVWLDFAGLAGDRVADRRYHGGPDRSLCHYPAEHYGHWRRAYPHLRQLGPAAFGENLSTCGLDEAQVCIGDRFRWGDAIIEVSQPRSPCANLDRRHNARGLARQLASSARIGWLYRTLEAGEIAPGAALQLIDRPYPTVSVAHLWQSVVNGTASDDELAQLAELQPLAMEYRKRLGQQLDSRRFRRDQGSLF from the coding sequence ATGAACCGATATCCGCCTCGGGCACAGCCCATGCAATGGCCGGTCGAAGGTCCTTTCCTGCGGGACCGGTTAGTGCCGCTGCCCGGCACTGGAAAACCATCGGCCATCGACAAGCAGTTGGCAGCGGCGCCAGTCTGGCTGGATTTCGCGGGCCTGGCCGGGGACCGGGTCGCTGATCGTCGCTACCACGGTGGGCCGGATCGCAGCCTTTGCCACTACCCCGCCGAACATTACGGTCATTGGCGCAGAGCCTATCCGCACCTTCGGCAACTCGGTCCGGCTGCCTTCGGTGAAAACCTGTCCACCTGCGGCCTCGATGAGGCGCAGGTGTGCATCGGGGATCGCTTTCGTTGGGGCGATGCCATTATCGAAGTGAGCCAGCCGCGTTCGCCATGCGCCAATCTCGACCGTCGCCACAACGCGCGAGGCCTGGCACGACAGCTGGCCAGCAGCGCCAGGATCGGCTGGTTGTACCGCACCCTCGAAGCCGGCGAGATCGCGCCGGGCGCCGCGCTACAGCTGATCGACCGGCCCTACCCGACCGTCAGCGTCGCGCATCTATGGCAAAGCGTCGTCAACGGCACCGCCAGCGACGACGAACTGGCCCAACTGGCTGAACTTCAGCCGCTGGCCATGGAGTATCGCAAGCGCTTGGGCCAGCAACTCGATTCGAGGCGGTTCCGGCGCGACCAGGGCAGCCTGTTCTAA
- a CDS encoding efflux RND transporter permease subunit yields MRFNLSAWALGNRQIVIYLMLLMGVVGALSYSKLGQSEDPPFTFKAMVIQTQWPGATAEEVSRQVTERIEKKLMETGEYERIVSFSRPGESNVTFMARDSLRSEDIPNLWYQLRKKVGDIRHTLPAGVQGPFFNDEFGTTFGNIYALTGKGFDYAVLKDYADRIQLQLQRVKNVGKVELIGLQDEKIWIELSNVKLANLGVPLEAVRQALEAQNTVMPAGFVEGPSERVRLRVTGSFETVAQIRDFPIRVAGNTFRIGDVAEVHRGFNDPPSPRMRFMGEPAIGLAVSMKAGGDILMLGQALEDEFARLQQELPAGMELRKVSDQPAAVKTSVGEFVQVLIEALAIVLLVSFFSLGVRTGLVVALSIPLVLAMTFAAMHYLDIGLHKISLGALVLALGLLVDDAIIAVEMMAIKMEQGFDRLKAASYAWTSTAFPMLTGTLITAAGFLPIATAQSSTGEYTRSIFQVVTIALVASWIAAVMFVPLLGAKLLPDLAKRHAQKHGGSDKGHDPYSTPFYQRVRRLIQFCVRRRKTVIVLTLLLFVGAIGLFRVVPQQFFPASGRLELMVDLKLAEGVSLKATEAQVHRLEEMLKARVGIDNYVAYIGNGSPRFYLPLDQQLPATSFAQVVVLAKSIEDREALRSWLIERLRDDFPTLRGRVSRLENGPPVGYPVQFRVTGEHIDVVRGLARQVAAKVRENPYVANVHLDWQEPSKVVSLNVDQDRARALGVTTVELAGFLQRTFIGTAAGQFREDNELIEISLRGTAQEREMLSRLPSLAIPTASGRSVPLSQVATLEYGFEEGVIWHRNRLPTVTVRADIYGDQQPASLVQQIEPTLAEIRDALPSGYLLEVGGTVEDSSRGQASVNAGMPLFVIVVVSLLMLQLKSFSRATMVFLTAPLGLIGVTLFLLLFGKPFGFVAMLGTIALSGMIMRNSVILVDQIEQDIGAGQDRFNAIIDATVRRFRPIVLTALASVLAMIPLSRSVFFGPMAVAIMGGLIIATALTLLFLPALYAAWFRVKEQQHPV; encoded by the coding sequence ATGCGCTTCAATCTTTCAGCCTGGGCGCTGGGCAACCGGCAGATCGTCATCTATCTGATGCTGCTGATGGGCGTCGTGGGCGCGCTTTCCTACAGCAAGCTGGGCCAGAGCGAAGACCCACCGTTTACCTTCAAGGCGATGGTGATTCAGACCCAATGGCCGGGCGCCACCGCGGAGGAAGTCTCCCGGCAGGTGACCGAGCGCATCGAGAAGAAACTGATGGAAACCGGCGAGTACGAGCGGATCGTATCCTTCTCGCGTCCGGGCGAATCCAACGTGACGTTCATGGCCCGTGATTCGTTGCGCTCCGAAGACATCCCCAACCTGTGGTACCAGCTGCGCAAGAAGGTCGGTGACATCCGTCACACCTTGCCTGCGGGCGTGCAGGGCCCGTTCTTCAACGACGAGTTCGGCACGACCTTCGGCAACATCTATGCCCTGACGGGCAAGGGCTTTGACTACGCGGTACTCAAGGACTACGCCGACCGCATCCAGCTGCAACTGCAACGGGTGAAGAATGTCGGCAAGGTCGAACTGATCGGCCTGCAGGACGAGAAAATCTGGATCGAGCTGTCGAACGTCAAACTGGCGAACCTGGGCGTGCCGCTGGAAGCGGTCAGGCAGGCGCTCGAAGCCCAGAACACGGTGATGCCGGCGGGCTTCGTCGAAGGGCCCAGCGAACGCGTCCGGCTGCGCGTTACGGGCAGCTTCGAAACGGTTGCGCAGATCCGCGATTTTCCGATCCGGGTCGCGGGCAACACCTTCCGTATCGGCGACGTGGCCGAGGTTCACCGGGGCTTCAACGATCCGCCATCACCCCGCATGCGCTTCATGGGCGAGCCCGCCATCGGGCTGGCCGTTTCGATGAAAGCCGGTGGTGACATCCTCATGCTGGGCCAAGCGCTGGAAGACGAGTTCGCTCGGCTGCAGCAGGAACTGCCCGCCGGCATGGAACTGCGCAAAGTCTCCGACCAGCCCGCGGCGGTGAAAACCAGTGTCGGTGAGTTCGTGCAGGTGCTGATCGAGGCGCTGGCAATCGTCTTGCTGGTGAGCTTCTTTTCGCTCGGCGTGCGCACCGGCCTGGTGGTGGCCTTGTCGATCCCGCTGGTACTGGCGATGACGTTCGCCGCCATGCATTACCTGGATATCGGCCTGCACAAGATTTCCCTCGGCGCACTGGTGCTGGCGCTCGGGCTGTTGGTGGACGATGCGATCATCGCCGTGGAGATGATGGCGATCAAGATGGAACAGGGCTTCGACCGGCTCAAGGCGGCGAGCTATGCCTGGACCAGCACAGCCTTTCCAATGCTCACCGGGACGCTGATCACGGCGGCGGGCTTCTTGCCCATTGCCACGGCGCAATCGAGTACCGGTGAATACACCCGATCGATTTTCCAGGTGGTGACCATCGCGCTGGTGGCCTCCTGGATCGCCGCGGTCATGTTCGTCCCGCTATTGGGCGCCAAGCTGCTGCCGGATCTGGCCAAGCGACACGCGCAGAAGCACGGCGGCAGTGACAAAGGCCACGACCCCTATTCGACGCCGTTCTACCAGAGGGTGAGACGGCTTATTCAGTTCTGCGTGCGTCGCCGTAAGACGGTGATCGTGCTGACACTGTTGCTCTTCGTCGGCGCGATCGGTCTGTTCCGCGTCGTGCCGCAACAGTTTTTTCCGGCCTCGGGGCGTCTGGAATTGATGGTCGACCTGAAGCTCGCCGAGGGCGTTTCGCTCAAGGCCACCGAAGCGCAGGTCCATCGCCTGGAAGAAATGCTCAAGGCACGCGTCGGCATCGACAATTATGTGGCCTACATCGGCAATGGTTCGCCGCGTTTCTACCTGCCCCTGGATCAGCAATTGCCCGCGACCAGTTTCGCCCAGGTGGTGGTCCTGGCGAAAAGCATCGAGGACCGCGAAGCCCTGCGCAGTTGGCTGATCGAGCGGCTGAGAGACGATTTCCCCACGCTGCGCGGGCGTGTCAGTCGACTGGAAAACGGACCGCCCGTGGGCTACCCGGTGCAGTTCCGCGTGACCGGCGAGCACATCGACGTGGTGCGGGGATTGGCACGCCAAGTCGCGGCCAAGGTGCGCGAGAACCCCTACGTGGCGAACGTGCACCTGGACTGGCAGGAGCCGAGCAAGGTGGTCTCGCTGAATGTCGATCAGGACCGTGCCCGCGCCCTGGGGGTGACCACCGTCGAGTTGGCAGGCTTCCTCCAGCGGACGTTTATCGGTACGGCTGCTGGCCAATTTCGGGAAGACAACGAGCTGATCGAAATTTCGCTGCGCGGGACCGCGCAGGAGCGCGAAATGCTGTCGAGGTTGCCGAGCCTGGCGATTCCCACCGCCAGCGGTCGCAGCGTGCCGTTGTCCCAGGTCGCCACGCTGGAGTATGGCTTCGAGGAAGGTGTCATCTGGCACCGCAATCGCCTGCCGACGGTTACGGTGCGTGCCGATATCTACGGCGATCAGCAGCCCGCCTCGTTGGTGCAGCAGATCGAACCGACCCTGGCCGAGATTCGCGATGCGCTTCCCAGCGGCTACCTGCTGGAAGTGGGCGGGACGGTCGAGGATTCCAGCCGGGGGCAGGCATCGGTCAATGCGGGCATGCCGCTGTTCGTCATCGTGGTGGTCAGCCTGTTGATGCTGCAGCTCAAGAGCTTTTCGCGCGCGACCATGGTCTTTCTCACCGCGCCCCTGGGGTTGATCGGCGTTACGCTGTTCCTGCTTCTGTTCGGCAAGCCGTTCGGCTTCGTCGCAATGCTCGGCACCATCGCGCTGTCCGGGATGATCATGCGCAACTCGGTGATTCTGGTGGACCAGATCGAGCAGGACATCGGAGCGGGGCAGGACCGTTTCAACGCGATCATCGACGCCACGGTGCGTCGCTTCCGGCCGATCGTACTCACCGCCCTGGCCTCGGTGCTGGCGATGATCCCGCTGTCACGCAGTGTGTTCTTCGGGCCGATGGCGGTGGCCATCATGGGCGGCTTGATCATCGCGACCGCACTCACACTGTTGTTCCTGCCTGCGCTGTACGCCGCCTGGTTCCGCGTCAAGGAACAGCAGCACCCGGTATAA
- a CDS encoding TetR/AcrR family transcriptional regulator, with protein MTEIPSTSSGPGRPKDLAKREAILSAARELFLSNGYEGSSMDAIAAEAGVSKLTLYSHFKDKEALFGEAVKITCETRLPRRLFVLEAGCSIEQVLLNIGHAFQALVNSPESIGLHRVMVAMATQNPALSRMFFDVGPQRLLLDLEQLLIQANQRGLLSTSEPMRAAEHFCSLIKGAAHFRLLIGYAPQPDAQQAARHVEDCVALFLRAYGGMKPTAD; from the coding sequence ATGACAGAAATCCCCTCAACATCTTCTGGCCCGGGGCGTCCGAAGGATCTCGCCAAGCGCGAAGCCATTCTTTCGGCCGCTCGGGAGCTGTTTCTCAGCAATGGCTACGAGGGCAGCAGCATGGACGCCATCGCCGCCGAAGCGGGCGTTTCGAAGCTCACGCTCTACAGTCACTTCAAGGACAAGGAAGCGCTGTTCGGCGAAGCGGTGAAAATAACCTGCGAGACACGACTGCCGCGCCGACTGTTCGTACTTGAGGCCGGTTGCTCGATAGAACAGGTTCTGCTGAACATCGGCCATGCGTTCCAGGCCCTTGTGAACAGCCCCGAGTCCATTGGCTTGCACCGCGTGATGGTGGCCATGGCGACGCAGAATCCGGCCCTGTCACGGATGTTTTTCGACGTAGGGCCGCAGCGCCTGCTGCTGGATCTCGAACAGTTGCTGATCCAGGCGAACCAGCGCGGGCTACTCAGTACGAGCGAGCCCATGCGTGCTGCAGAGCACTTTTGCTCGCTGATCAAGGGCGCCGCGCATTTCCGTTTGCTGATCGGCTACGCGCCACAGCCCGATGCGCAGCAGGCGGCCAGGCACGTCGAGGACTGCGTCGCTCTGTTCCTGCGGGCCTATGGCGGCATGAAGCCCACCGCCGATTGA
- a CDS encoding EamA family transporter, with product MSPKDLLLALVVIVVWGMNFVVIKIGLDDIPPMLLGALRFMLAAFPAILFIKRPQMPLRWLFAYGATISLGQFAFLFSAMKVGMPAGLASLVLQSQAFFTLFFAALFLGERLRASNLIGLLIAAGGLLLIGMQGDRSMTLAGFVLTICAASMWALGNIVTRKVGKVNLVGLVVWGSLIPPIPFLFLSWLLEGPQVIESALRGFGLNALLVLIYLAFGATILGYGLWSRLLSRYPANTVAPFSLLVPVVGLTSAALLLDEHLGVLQAVGALLVMLGLMINVAGVWLIGRLRMAFGGSPA from the coding sequence ATGTCGCCCAAGGACCTGCTGCTGGCCCTGGTCGTGATCGTCGTCTGGGGTATGAATTTCGTGGTCATCAAGATCGGGCTGGACGATATTCCGCCGATGCTGCTCGGTGCGCTGCGGTTCATGCTGGCGGCATTCCCCGCCATTCTTTTCATCAAGCGACCGCAGATGCCGCTGCGCTGGCTGTTTGCCTATGGCGCCACCATCTCGCTGGGACAGTTCGCCTTTCTGTTCTCGGCGATGAAGGTGGGCATGCCGGCCGGGTTGGCGTCGCTGGTGCTGCAATCGCAAGCATTCTTTACATTGTTCTTCGCGGCGTTGTTTCTCGGTGAACGGCTGCGAGCCAGCAACCTGATCGGACTGCTCATCGCCGCGGGCGGGCTGCTACTGATCGGCATGCAGGGCGACCGCAGTATGACCCTGGCCGGTTTCGTGCTGACCATCTGTGCAGCGTCGATGTGGGCGTTGGGCAATATCGTCACGCGCAAGGTCGGCAAGGTGAATCTGGTTGGGCTGGTGGTGTGGGGCAGCCTGATTCCGCCGATTCCGTTCCTTTTCCTGTCCTGGCTGCTGGAGGGCCCGCAGGTGATCGAAAGCGCGCTGCGTGGATTCGGGCTGAACGCCTTGCTGGTGCTGATCTACCTGGCCTTCGGCGCGACCATCCTGGGCTATGGTTTGTGGAGTCGGCTGCTGTCGCGTTACCCGGCCAACACCGTCGCGCCGTTCTCGTTGCTGGTGCCGGTGGTGGGGCTGACCTCGGCCGCGCTGCTGCTCGATGAGCACCTGGGTGTATTGCAGGCCGTGGGCGCGCTGCTGGTGATGCTGGGGCTGATGATCAACGTGGCCGGCGTCTGGCTGATAGGCCGCTTGCGCATGGCGTTCGGTGGGTCCCCCGCTTGA
- a CDS encoding YebC/PmpR family DNA-binding transcriptional regulator, whose translation MGAQWKAKHKEAAANAKGRTFGKLSKEIMIAARSGSDPDMNPRLRLVVEQAKKASMPRETLERAIKKGAGLLGESVNYERTTYEGFAPHQVPVIVECLTDNVNRTVAEIRVLFRKGQLGASGSVAWDFDHCGMIEAAPASPEADPELAAIEAGAQDFEAAEEGATLFISDATDMDVVCRALPEQGFTVQSAQLGYRPKNPVTTLTDAQLEEVEAFLSAIDAHDDVQNVYVGLAG comes from the coding sequence ATGGGCGCACAGTGGAAAGCGAAACATAAGGAAGCGGCAGCCAACGCGAAGGGACGCACCTTCGGCAAGCTGTCCAAGGAAATCATGATCGCGGCCCGCAGCGGTTCCGACCCGGACATGAACCCTCGCCTGCGCCTGGTCGTCGAGCAGGCCAAGAAGGCCTCGATGCCCCGCGAAACGCTGGAGAGAGCCATCAAGAAAGGCGCCGGCCTGCTCGGCGAAAGCGTCAACTACGAGCGCACCACCTATGAAGGGTTCGCCCCACATCAGGTGCCGGTGATCGTCGAATGCCTGACCGATAACGTCAACCGCACCGTTGCCGAGATTCGCGTGCTGTTTCGCAAGGGCCAGCTCGGGGCGTCCGGCTCGGTGGCATGGGACTTCGACCACTGCGGCATGATCGAAGCGGCGCCGGCATCTCCGGAAGCGGATCCGGAATTGGCCGCGATCGAGGCCGGCGCACAGGATTTCGAAGCCGCCGAAGAAGGCGCCACATTGTTCATCAGTGACGCCACGGACATGGATGTGGTCTGCCGTGCGCTGCCCGAGCAGGGGTTCACCGTGCAGTCGGCGCAGCTCGGCTATCGTCCGAAGAATCCGGTGACGACGCTGACCGACGCACAGCTCGAGGAGGTGGAAGCCTTCCTTAGCGCAATCGATGCCCATGACGACGTGCAGAACGTCTACGTCGGGCTCGCAGGCTGA
- a CDS encoding universal stress protein, which translates to MRNILLAYDGSDNAKRALQYIIDFAIDAPKPPQVHVLNVQQEPVLYGEFVTADTVEELNKSFLDKSHRTLAEAATALQAAGIAHHTHAILGNVAEQVNNAVQQFGCDTVVMGTRGLGSFTGMLMGSVANRVVHEVSVPVLLVK; encoded by the coding sequence ATGCGTAATATCCTTCTAGCTTATGACGGTTCTGACAACGCCAAGCGTGCGCTGCAGTACATCATCGATTTCGCCATCGATGCGCCCAAGCCGCCCCAGGTACACGTGCTGAATGTGCAGCAGGAACCGGTGCTGTACGGCGAGTTCGTGACCGCGGATACGGTCGAGGAGCTGAACAAGAGCTTTCTCGACAAATCGCACCGTACGCTCGCCGAAGCCGCCACTGCTCTGCAAGCGGCCGGGATCGCGCACCACACCCATGCGATCCTGGGCAATGTCGCCGAGCAGGTGAACAATGCGGTCCAGCAGTTCGGGTGCGACACGGTGGTGATGGGGACCCGCGGCCTGGGAAGTTTCACCGGCATGCTGATGGGGTCGGTGGCCAATCGCGTGGTTCACGAGGTCTCGGTGCCGGTGCTTCTGGTCAAGTAA